Proteins from one Emys orbicularis isolate rEmyOrb1 chromosome 2, rEmyOrb1.hap1, whole genome shotgun sequence genomic window:
- the MIOS gene encoding GATOR2 complex protein MIOS: MSGSKPDILWAPHHVDRFVVCDSELSLYHIESAVSSELKAGSLRLSEETTATLLSINSDTPYMKCVAWYPKYDPECLLAVGQANGRVVLTSLGQDHNSKSKELIGKEFVPKHARQCNTLAWNPLDSNWLAAGLDKHRADFSVLIWDISSKYTPESAVATEKVRLSAGDAEAGLVVTKPLYELGQNDACLSLCWLPRDQKLLLAGMHRNLAIFDLRNTSQKMFVNTKAVQGVTVDPYFHDRVASFYEGQVAIWDLRKFEKPVLTLTEQPKPLTKVAWCPTRTGLLATLTRDSNIIRLYDMQHTPTPIGDETEPTIIERSVQPCENYIASFAWHPTSQNRMVVVTPNRTMSDFTVFERISLAWSPVTSLMWACGRHLYECTEEGQASSLEKDIATKMRLRALSRYGLDTEQVWRNHLLAGNEDSQLKSLWYTLHFMKQYTEDMDQKLTGNKGSLVYAGIKSIVKSSLGTTENLRHSRSGSDRQADIIQYLSEERSLALQLCGWIKKGTDLDVEPFLNSLEQEGDWERAAAVALFNLDIRRAIQILNKGASSEKGDLNLNVVAMALSGYTDEKNSLWREMCSTLRLQLNNPYLCAMFAFLTSESGSYDGVLYENKVAVRDRVAFACKFLNDAQLNRFIEKLTNELKDAGNLEGILLTGLTKDGVDLMESYVDRTGDVQTASYCMLQGSPSDVLKDERVQYWIENYRNLLDAWRFWHKRAEFDIHRSKLDPSSKPLAQVFVSCNFCGKSISYSCSAIPHQGRGFSQYGVSGSPTKSKVTSCPGCRKPLPRCALCLINMGTPVSSCPGVSKSDEKVDLSKDKKLAQFNNWFTWCHNCRHGGHAGHMLSWFRDHTECPVSACSCKCMQLDTTGNLIPAETVQP, from the exons TTGTTGTATGTGATTCAGAATTGAGCCTCTATCACATTGAGTCTGCTGTGAGTTCAGAACTCAAAGCAGGGTCCTTGCGATTATCAGAAGAAACTACAGCTACATTATTGTCAATAAATTCAGACACGCCATACATGAAATGTGTGGCTTGGTATCCTAAATATGATCCTGAATGTCTTCTAGCCGTTGGACAAGCAAATGGTCGAGTTGTCCTTACCAGTCTGGGCCAGGATCACAACTCAAAGTCCAAAGAGCTGATAGGAAAagaatttgttccaaaacatgCACGGCAATGTAATACCTTAGCGTGGAATCCATTGGACAGCAATTGGCTTGCTGCTGGCCTAGATAAACATCGGGCTGACTTTTCAGTATTGATCTGGGATATAAGTAGCAAATACACTCCAGAGAGTGCAGTTGCCACAGAGAAAGTGAGACTTTCAGCTGGAGATGCTGAAGCTGGGCTGGTAGTGACAAAGCCGCTTTATGAATTGGGACAGAATGATGCTTGTCTTTCTCTTTGCTGGCTTCCACGGGACCAGAAACTTCTTTTAGCTGGAATGCACCGAAACTTGGCTATCTTTGACCTTAGAAATACAAGCcaaaaaatgtttgtaaatacCAAGGCAGTTCAGGGAGTGACTGTAGACCCATACTTCCATGATCGTGTGGCTTCCTTCTATGAAGGTCAGGTTGCCATATGGGATCTCAGAAAATTTGAAAAGCCTGTTTTGACCCTGACAGAGCAACCAAAGCCCCTAACAAAAGTAGCTTGGTGTCCAACAAGAACTGGACTGCTAGCTACTTTAACTAGGGATAGTAATATTATTAGATTGTATGATATGCAGCATACTCCCACACCTATTGGAGATGAAACTGAACCTACAATAATTGAACGAAGTGTGCAACCATGTGAAAATTATATTGCTTCCTTTGCATGGCATCCCACAAGTCAAAATCGAATGGTAGTTGTGACTCCCAACAGAACTATGTCTGACTTCACAGTTTTTGAAAGGATTTCTCTGGCATGGAGTCCAGTTACATCTCTTATGTGGGCTTGTGGCCGACACTTGTACGAATGCACAGAGGAAGGACAGGCTAGTTCCTTAGAAAAAGACATAGCCACTAAAATGCGTCTCAGGGCTTTATCCAGGTATGGCCTTGATACTGAACAGGTCTGGAGAAACCATCTTCTAGCTGGAAATGAAGATTCTCAGCTGAAGTCACTTTGGTACACTCTGCACT TTATGAAACAGTATACTGAAGATATGGATCAGAAGcttacaggaaacaaagggtcctTAGTTTATGCAGGCATTAAATCAATTGTGAAGTCATCTTTGG GAACAACAGAGAATTTGAGGCATAGCAGGAGTGGGTCCGATAGGCAGGCAGATATTATTCAGTATCTAAGTGAGGAGAGGTCATTGGCCTTGCAGCTCTGTGGGTGGATAAAGAAGGGAACAGATCTAGATGTGGAACCCTTTCTAAATTCTTTGGAACAAGAAGGAGACTGGGAGAGAGCTGCTGCTGTGGCACTTTTCAACTTGGACATACGGCGAGCAATACAGATCCTAAATAAAGGAGCTTCTTCTGAAAAAG GTGATCTGAACCTCAATGTAGTAGCAATGGCTTTATCAGGATATACAGATGAGAAGAACTCCCTTTGGAGAGAAATGTGCAGCACTCTAAGATTACAACTAAACAACCCCTACTTGTGTGCCATGTTTGCTTTTCTGACAAGTGAATCTGGTTCGTATGATGGAGTTTTG TATGAGAATAAGGTAGCAGTACGAGACAGAGTGGCATTTGCTTGTAAATTCCTCAATGATGCACAG CTGAATAGATTCATTGAAAAGCTGACAAATGAATTGAAAGATGCTGGAAACTTGGAAGGAATTCTGCTGACAGGACTGACAAAAGATGGAGTGGACTTAATGGAAAGTTACGTTGATAGAACCGGGGATGTCCAGACAGCAAGCTATTGTATGCTCCAG GGTTCTCCGTCCGACGTACTTAAGGATGAGAGGGTTCAATATTGGATTGAGAATTACAGGAATTTGTTGGATGCTTGGAGGTTCTGGCATAAACGAGCAGAATTTGACATCCATAGGAGTAAGCTGGATCCCAGTTCAAAACCTTTAGCACAG GTATTTGTGAGTTGCAATTTCTGTGGGAAATCAATCTCTTATAGTTGTTCAGCCATACCTCATCAGGGCCGAGGTTTTAGTCAATATGGAGTAAGTGGCTCACCAACCAAGTCAAAGGTTACAAGTTGTCCTGGTTGTCGGAAACCCCTTCCTCGCTGTGCACTTTGCCTAATAAATATGGGGACTCCAGTTTCCAGCTGCCCTG GAGTATCAAAGTCAGATGAAAAGGTGGATCTTAGCAAGGACAAGAAATTAGCCCAGTTCAACAACTGGTTTACATGGTGCCACAACTGCAGGCATGGTGGTCATGCTGGACACATGCTCAGCTGGTTCAG GGACCATACTGAGTGTCCAGTTTCTGCGTGTTCATGTAAATGTATGCAGCTGGATACTACAGGGAATCTCATCCCAGCAGAGACTGTTCAGCCATAA